A stretch of the Capsicum annuum cultivar UCD-10X-F1 chromosome 10, UCD10Xv1.1, whole genome shotgun sequence genome encodes the following:
- the LOC107843454 gene encoding protein NRT1/ PTR FAMILY 5.6, translated as MDKINVEMEQIKKTESVDIDEQKMVYDSSVDHKGRVPLRSSTGVWKASLFIIVIEFSERLSYFGIATSLIIYLTKVIHQDLKTAAKSVNYWTGVTTLMPLLGGFLADAYLGRFSTVLLSSTIYFLGLLLLTMSRVIPGLQPCDSNFCDERRKVHEPIFFLAIYLISIGTGGHKPSLESFGADQFDDENPKERRKKMSFFNWWNFGLCCGLLLGVTLIVYVQEHVSWAMADVILTVVMASSIAIFYAGRPFYRYRKTTGSPFIPMLNVLVAAIRKRNLQLPSNPSHLHDVPKSETTQRRLLGHTKRLKFLDKAAILDVTQDSIEQQQNPWKLATVTKVEELKLIINMIPIWLTTLPFGICVAQAATFFIKQGVTMNRKIIHNFEIPPASIYALTAVGMIIAVTIYDKILVPFLRRTTGNERGISILQRIGIGMIFSISTMVVAALVERKRLNVVHRNPLEGSASMSVFWLAPQFLILGIGDGFSLVGLQEYFYDQVPDSMRSLGIALYLSVIGAANFISSLLITIVDHITEESGKSWFGKDLNSSRLDYFYWLLAIITAVNLCVYVFVARSYTYKNVDSRTTMTVADCDDGDNRETMV; from the exons atggataagATAAATGTGGAAATGGAGCAAATAAAGAAAACAGAATCAGTAGATATTGATGAGCAAAAAATGGTTTATGATTCTTCTGTTGATCATAAAGGACGAGTTCCTCTTAGGAGTTCAACTGGTGTCTGGAAAGCCTCCCTCTTTATAATTG TGATTGAATTCAGTGAGAGGCTGAGTTACTTTGGAATAGCCACGAGCTTGATTATATACCTAACGAAAGTCATCCATCAAGACCTCAAAACAGCAGCAAAAAGTGTCAATTACTGGACAGGAGTCACCACCTTGATGCCACTGCTAGGAGGCTTTCTGGCTGATGCATACTTGGGAAGATTCTCCACTGTTCTCCTCTCTTCCACGATCTACTTCCTG GGCTTGCTTCTCTTGACAATGTCTAGAGTGATCCCGGGCTTACAACCTTGTGACAGTAACTTCTGTGATGAACGGAGGAAGGTCCATGAGCCGATATTCTTCCTTGCAATCTACTTAATCTCTATTGGAACGGGTGGACACAAGCCTTCTCTTGAGAGCTTTGGAGCTGATCAGTTTGATGATGAAAATCccaaagaaagaaggaaaaagatgTCTTTTTTCAACTGGTGGAACTTTGGGCTATGCTGTGGACTATTACTTGGTGTGACGCTTATCGTTTATGTCCAAGAGCATGTTAGCTGGGCCATGGCAGATGTAATACTCACAGTAGTTATGGCTTCGAGTATAGCCATCTTCTATGCAGGGAGGCCATTTTACCGTTACAGGAAGACGACTGGAAGTCCATTTATACCCATGCTAAACGTGCTTGTAGCTGCAATTAGAAAAAGAAACCTTCAACTTCCTTCAAATCCTTCTCATCTACACGATGTTCCGAAGTCAGAGACTACCCAAAGAAGGCTCTTAGGCCACACCAAAAGGCTGAA GTTCCTTGATAAAGCTGCAATCCTAGATGTCACACAAGATTCAATAGAACAGCAACAGAATCCATGGAAACTTGCAACTGTCACCAAGGTGGAAGAACTGAAGCTAATTATCAACATGATTCCTATTTGGCTAACCACTTTACCATTTGGTATATGTGTAGCACAAGCCGCAACTTTTTTCATAAAACAAGGTGTGACAATGAATCGGAAGATCATTCACAATTTCGAGATCCCCCCAGCCTCAATTTATGCCCTGACAGCTGTTGGCATGATAATAGCCGTCACTATCTATGACAAAATCCTTGTGCCTTTCCTGAGAAGGACAACAGGAAATGAGAGAGGCATAAGTATTCTCCAAAGGATCGGTATTGGAATGATCTTCTCGATTTCTACTATGGTAGTTGCAGCTTTGGTTGAGAGAAAGAGACTGAATGTTGTTCATAGAAATCCATTAGAGGGTTCGGCTTCAATGAGTGTGTTTTGGCTAGCCCCACAATTCCTTATCCTTGGAATAGGAGATGGATTTTCCCTTGTGGGATTGCAAGAATACTTCTACGATCAAGTACCTGACTCCATGAGAAGCTTGGGCATTGCATTATATCTTAGTGTAATTGGTGCTGCAAATTTCATTAGCAGCCTCTTGATAACCATTGTGGATCATATCACAGAGGAAAGTGGCAAGAGTTGGTTCGGAAAGGATCTAAACAGCAGCCGGCTTGATTATTTCTACTGGTTGTTGGCAATCATCACAGCAGTAAATTTGTGTGTTTATGTTTTTGTTGCAAGGAGCTATACCTACAAGAATGTGGACAGTAGGACAACTATGACTGTAGCTGATTGCGATGATGGGGATAATCGTGAAACAATGGTTTAG